Proteins found in one Quercus robur chromosome 2, dhQueRobu3.1, whole genome shotgun sequence genomic segment:
- the LOC126696758 gene encoding uncharacterized protein LOC126696758: MASNKEASVASSLERLGIEERRSWDVHFIRRPNDWEMGGVDDFLRTLGSNLPPTENGHRVWKVKAPQRVSFFVWTVVWDKILTGDNLRGRGMDFVDQCIMCRCNGETVDHLLLHCGKAHKLWSLVFRSFGISWVLPRMVADTLFGWWNWPGKHSSSIWNLAPLCLIWCLWRERNWRTFEDLDSSDDQLLASFSGSLFDWSRGWEITSSESLPVLLSSLLCI, from the exons ATGGCTTCCAATAAAGAGGCATCAGTGGCCTCTTCTCTTGAACGGTTGGGGATAGAGGAACGGAGAAGCTGGGATGTTCATTTTATTCGGAGACCAAATGATTGGGAAATGGGTGGTGTGGATGATTTTCTCCGCACCTTGGGTTCAAATCTACCTCCCACTGAAAATGGACATC gtgtatggaaggttaaggctcctCAGCGTGTCTCCTTCTTTGTGTGGACTGTTGTGTGGGATAAGATCCTCACAGGTGATAATTTGAGGGGTAGAGGGATGGATTTTGTTGACCAGTGCATTATGTGCCGTTGTAATGGGGAAACGGTGGATCACTTGCTACTTCATTGTGGTAAGGCTCATAAGTTGTGGAGTTTGgtgtttagatcttttgggatttcatggGTCTTGCCAAGAATGGTTGCAGATACTCtctttggttggtggaattggcctGGAAAACATTCatctagcatttggaatttagctccTTTATGCTTAAtttggtgtctttggagggagcgaAATTGGAGGACATTTGAGGACTTGGATAGCTCGGATGACCAATTATTGGCTTCTTTCAGTGGCTCCCTATTTGACTGGTCTAGGGGTTGGGAAATCACCTCTAGTGAATCTCTCCCTGTGTTGCTTAGCTCTCTCCTTTGTATTTAg
- the LOC126713067 gene encoding uncharacterized protein LOC126713067 isoform X1 produces the protein MGSIAEEELLQMVRDFIESDSASPFSLPSSKPLSHNDHPPYLTLKEILGRAMEAEVEVLEKILMYMRDISGDHTNHMKKWLVTKLKMDGYEASLCKTSWLSSFGHSKVVQCTGDYEYIDVMVRDSNGDDEEPTRLIVDVDFKSQFEVARPTATYKELINTLPSVFVGSEEKLNQIISLLCSAAKKSLKERGLHVPPWRNANYMRSKWLSKECKKVSLSTNMDLGMVSKE, from the exons ATGGGTAGCATAGCAGAAGAAGAACTACTTCAAATGGTCAGAGATTTCATAGAATCAGATTCAGCCTCACCCTTCTCACTTCCATCTTCAAAACCACTCTCTCACAATGATCACCCCCCATATCTCACTTTAAAG GAGATTCTTGGGAGGGCCATGGAGGCTGAGGTTGAGGTCCTTGAGAAAATATTGATGTACATGAGAGATATTTCAGGGGATCATACTAATCATATGAAGAAATGGTTGGtgacaaaattgaaaatggATGGTTATGAAGCTTCTCTCTGTAAAACTTCTTGGCTCTCCTCTTTTGGTCACTccaaag ttgtCCAATGCACAGGTGATTATGAATATATTGATGTCATGGTGAGAGATAGCAATGGTGATGATGAGGAACCAACAAGGCTGATTGTAGATGTGGATTTTAAGTCTCAGTTTGAAGTGGCAAGGCCTACAGCAACTTACAAAGAACTGATCAACACTCTGCCTTCAGTCTTTGTTGggagtgaagaaaagctcaacCAGATTATCTCTCTGCTTTGCTCAGCTGCAAAGAAGTCACTAAAAGAGAGGGGTCTTCACGTTCCTCCTTGGAGAAACGCCAACTACATGAGGTCCAAGTGGCTTTCCAAAGAATGCAAGAAAGTCTCACTCTCAACGAACATGGATTTGGGTATGGTGAGTAAAGAGTGA
- the LOC126713067 gene encoding uncharacterized protein LOC126713067 isoform X2, producing MGSIAEEELLQMVRDFIESDSASPFSLPSSKPLSHNDHPPYLTLKEILGRAMEAEVEVLEKILMYMRDISGDHTNHMKKWLVTKLKMDGYEASLCKTSWLSSFGHSKGDYEYIDVMVRDSNGDDEEPTRLIVDVDFKSQFEVARPTATYKELINTLPSVFVGSEEKLNQIISLLCSAAKKSLKERGLHVPPWRNANYMRSKWLSKECKKVSLSTNMDLGMVSKE from the exons ATGGGTAGCATAGCAGAAGAAGAACTACTTCAAATGGTCAGAGATTTCATAGAATCAGATTCAGCCTCACCCTTCTCACTTCCATCTTCAAAACCACTCTCTCACAATGATCACCCCCCATATCTCACTTTAAAG GAGATTCTTGGGAGGGCCATGGAGGCTGAGGTTGAGGTCCTTGAGAAAATATTGATGTACATGAGAGATATTTCAGGGGATCATACTAATCATATGAAGAAATGGTTGGtgacaaaattgaaaatggATGGTTATGAAGCTTCTCTCTGTAAAACTTCTTGGCTCTCCTCTTTTGGTCACTccaaag GTGATTATGAATATATTGATGTCATGGTGAGAGATAGCAATGGTGATGATGAGGAACCAACAAGGCTGATTGTAGATGTGGATTTTAAGTCTCAGTTTGAAGTGGCAAGGCCTACAGCAACTTACAAAGAACTGATCAACACTCTGCCTTCAGTCTTTGTTGggagtgaagaaaagctcaacCAGATTATCTCTCTGCTTTGCTCAGCTGCAAAGAAGTCACTAAAAGAGAGGGGTCTTCACGTTCCTCCTTGGAGAAACGCCAACTACATGAGGTCCAAGTGGCTTTCCAAAGAATGCAAGAAAGTCTCACTCTCAACGAACATGGATTTGGGTATGGTGAGTAAAGAGTGA